The Rosa rugosa chromosome 1, drRosRugo1.1, whole genome shotgun sequence genomic sequence AAAACATTTATATCTGGAAATTTGGAGGAAACATTGCATAATGATATCCCCATAGCTCATatagaaaaataaacaaaaggaTAATCACAAGATAAGAAGAGACACACATGGATGAGAAGAAATGCGGACAaacagtgagagagagagagagagagagattacctGCTCTCCTTCCTCAAGTCAAGTGGCACAAAACTCACCATGCTATAATCGTCAACCTAATAACCCAAAAATTATAACACGGTCAACTATAATGCCATTGTAGGTTAAATATTTCTGTCCAAAGAGATCAATAGTAATTTGTTTCTCAAAAGAGCAAGAGAGTATCACAAAGCACAAAATGCACTGCcccaaaagtccaaaactgCATGCTAGAATACATAGTAGAACCTCTAAGGCTTTAACCTTATACATATAAATCTCTCAGTCTAACATCAATCTAGCACAAATTGCAGAAAAGTAATATAAAATTCATAAGGTGCTTCCACTGAGAAAATAATAGATAAAGATAATACAACCAAAcaccaaatattttttttgtttttgttttttttttgctgaagcATCAAACCATAAAGGAAAATCTTATCAGAGTGAAAGAAAGCTTTGTGGAAAGCTATTCCAATTCTAAAACTTAAGTTATTAGTAGAAAAATAATACTTTCTCCCTAAGTAAACCAGTCGGGGGTACACCCATAGGAAAACGATAAGAATACAAAACCCCcattaactcttttttttttttttttaaataaaatttcAGTCTATGGTTTCATGATCAAATAAAAGAACTGTCTAATATAGATACTGTGCATTTGAACAAGGAACAAGTTAAACAAAACTATTCTCCAATATAAAAAAGTATTTCACACCagttccatcaaagacttgttAAGCTTTGCAAATTGAGGAGCCATGCGTTTGTTCAACTCTGACAACAAAAATTGGGGCTCTGGATTCAAGAAACTgaaaagacaaaagaaacagaaaaggtTGAGCTATCGAAGGTAAGGTAAACAGATGAATACAGTTGCAAGATGATAGAAGTATTAGATCAGTAGGGAATGAAGTAGCTTTACTCTTCAATATCCTTTTTGTTCGTCACAAGATCCATTTTGGAGAGAATGTTAACATGCGGTAATTCAAGTTGAACCATTGCAGAAAGAGATGCCATGCACCCACTGATAAACTTGGTCACATCAGTCATGAACTGTTACAGcaaaaattgaacaaaatattgagagagagagagagagccagtATGCAGGAAAAGAAAATAGTACCTAAGATACTAAGAACTATACAGACCTGTGAATCAAGCAAGTATACGGCACAAACGTTGAAACTCTTGCTCTTTAAATGGTCCACAAAGTTCCGAAGCATAGGCACATGAGAAAAAAGTTCTATTTGGCCTATAACAAAAAAGGAAGTTTGTAATTACTACGTATCACAGAATTTCTTTCTTCAAACAAAACACACACATGCACTTTACTTTGTTATTCTATGCATCACACAAGTGCCTTCTAAAAGAGAAGCAGAAGCCTTCACATGACTCCACTCCATCCACAACATGGTATAAGAAATCACATTATCACCTTTTCATCTATATTTTTGAGTTGAGTAAGGGGGTTTTGGATAAATGTTGAAACCCTTCAATATGATCTTTATTAATCAAAAGTTAAGGGGCATACATTTACACATTGCAAAAAAAGTGGAAGTTTGTGAGCACAAACTCAATAGACACATTCAGCAGtgtaaaataattaaaaaaaaacatagaactGTAAATTCAGTGTTTCAGCAATCAAAAGGCTTCTGGCAACTACAACTGAAAATGCTTGTATCTGCAACACTGCAACTAAAATCTGTTGCAATCACATGTCGCAGGactagttttattttatttaaaagtTAAGAGCATTCTGTAGTTGCTACAAGTACTGTAATAGCACCCTACTCTAGAGTATAAACATTAGATATGTAAACCGAGAGAAAGAAACTAAAGATCGAAAGGAAATAAAACTATTGAGCTAAATATGAACTGCATATAATGTTACTACCCCTGCCGGGTATTAGGAAAAGCATATGAACTACCAATCAGCCAGTAGTTTGGTATTTTTGTTGCAATGTAACAACTAGCATTGCATACCAAACCTTTCAACAACTGATGCATGATAATAGATACAGACAAAACGGAACATGTATGCTAGTATGCATACCTGGGCAGTCAAAAACTAAGTAGTCATCATCCAGGTAATCCTCCAACCCCTCCGCAAGCCAATCATCCAGATTATCTTCAAGGTGTCTAGTTATCGAGATTAAGGCCATTCACCTTAGAAATTAAAAGTTTCTTTTAAAGAGAAGAGAACACCAGGACAAGTGACATATTTACCAATTGATTTTTTCATGTGTGCAAGCCCTTTATAAATGGCAATTAGTATAAAACCattaaaaaaaaagcaaagaaaaaatgtAAAAAGAAGGATACTCCATGCAGTACATAAGTCCACCATTGGGACCCAGTCCAAGTTCCTCCATAACATCATCCAAGTTAATAAGCTCCCTGATATCTGCAAGAgggaaaagaaaacgaaaataaTCTCAAGTGCCCTGATTCCTCAATGATACTAGATAAGAGTGAGAGCTAACAAGCAAATCAACTACTTACCCAAAGCCACAGGGTAGTCAAAATGCTC encodes the following:
- the LOC133725635 gene encoding uncharacterized protein LOC133725635; the protein is MGYAQLVIGPAGSGKSTYCSSLHRHCLDNGRTLHIVNLDPAAEHFDYPVALDIRELINLDDVMEELGLGPNGGLMYCMEHLEDNLDDWLAEGLEDYLDDDYLVFDCPGQIELFSHVPMLRNFVDHLKSKSFNVCAVYLLDSQFMTDVTKFISGCMASLSAMVQLELPHVNILSKMDLVTNKKDIEDFLNPEPQFLLSELNKRMAPQFAKLNKSLMELVDDYSMVSFVPLDLRKESSIKYVLAQIDTSIQFGEDADVKVKDFDPEDPENDS